In Candidatus Promineifilum breve, one genomic interval encodes:
- the folP gene encoding dihydropteroate synthase, which translates to MLEWGRRTYVMGIVNVTPDSFSGDGLALAAAFERQATAQAVAFLADGADIVDIGGESTRPGSVPVTADEEKARVLPAIRAMRAAAPDALISVDTYRADVAEAALDAGADWINDVWGLRMDARMAGLVAERGCPVVIMHNRSQPKDVAQEQRLGGRYVGVHYDDLLDDVKAELSEQVELAFAAGVRPEQIILDPGIGFGKTVAQNLELLDRLGELKALGFPLLIGPSRKSFIGFTLDLPPEQRLEGTAATVAIGIARGADIVRVHDVAAMARIARMTDAIVRRV; encoded by the coding sequence ATGCTTGAATGGGGCCGTCGCACCTACGTGATGGGCATCGTAAACGTCACGCCGGATAGCTTTTCCGGCGATGGTCTGGCCCTGGCGGCCGCGTTCGAGCGACAGGCGACAGCCCAGGCCGTAGCCTTCCTGGCCGATGGGGCCGACATTGTCGACATCGGCGGCGAGAGCACCCGGCCGGGCAGCGTTCCGGTGACGGCCGACGAGGAAAAAGCGCGGGTGTTGCCCGCCATTCGCGCGATGAGGGCCGCCGCACCGGACGCGCTCATCTCCGTCGATACCTACCGGGCCGATGTGGCCGAGGCGGCGCTGGATGCGGGCGCGGATTGGATCAATGACGTATGGGGCCTGCGCATGGATGCGCGGATGGCCGGGCTGGTGGCCGAGCGCGGCTGCCCGGTGGTCATCATGCACAACCGCAGCCAGCCCAAGGACGTGGCCCAGGAACAACGCCTGGGCGGGCGCTACGTCGGCGTCCATTATGATGACTTGCTGGACGACGTGAAGGCCGAGTTGAGCGAACAGGTTGAGCTGGCGTTCGCGGCCGGCGTCCGGCCGGAGCAGATCATTCTCGATCCCGGTATCGGTTTCGGCAAGACCGTAGCCCAAAACCTGGAATTGCTCGACCGGCTGGGCGAGCTTAAAGCGTTGGGCTTTCCGCTATTGATCGGGCCGTCACGCAAGTCGTTCATCGGCTTCACGCTTGACCTGCCGCCCGAGCAGCGGCTGGAAGGCACGGCGGCGACGGTGGCAATAGGCATCGCCCGTGGGGCCGACATCGTGCGCGTCCACGACGTGGCCGCGAT